The DNA segment GAAATGCTTTTCTACGATGAAGTTTATACTTCTTGTAATCTAGGTAGTGGTCGAATGGGTACGGTATCATGATTATTTTGTTCTAATATTCCATTTACCGTAATACGAGCGGATTCGAATATGGTTGGAAGGCCGCTACCTGGATGTGTTCCTCCACCAACAAGCCAACAATTATCAAGCTCTTCAAACTGGTTATGCGGTCTAAAAATCATCATTTGTGATAATTGATGGCCTAGATTAAACGTTGCTCCTTTGTAGACAAAGATGTCTTCTTCCCAATTTTGCGGTGTAATCATTTTTTCTACTTCAATATGATCTTCGATATTCTTAAAGCCTGTTTTTTCTTCAATTATTTTTAATATCACTTCTCGGAATTTTTGATGATCTTTTTCCCAATCAACACCACTAAAGTTATTTGGTACTGGCGCTAAAATATAGAGGGTTGATTTGCCTTCTGGTGCTAGTGTTGGGTCAGTCACAACGGCATTTTGTATATATATGGATGGGTCTTCAGACAATAATTTCGTTTTTGAAATTTCTTCTACATTTTTTCTGTAATCGTTAGAGAAGACGATGGTATGGTGAGGAAGGTCAAAACGTTTATTGAGGCCTAAATACAACATAAAGGTTGAACAAGAATATTTTTTCTTTTCAAGTTTTGCTGGTGAATATTTTTTTAATACACCTTTATCTACTAGGTTTGTCATAGCATGACCAAAATCACCATTAATAATGACTTCATCCGCTTCTACGCGTTCCCCATTTTCTAAATAAACACCTTTTACTTTTCTGCCTTCAAGCCACAGCTTTTTCACACCTGTACTTGTATGGATTTTTCCACCGTGTTCTTCAACGACTTTCCCCATTGCTTGCGATAATCTGTTTAAGCCGCCTTCGACATGGTAAACGCCATACGCATGTTCCATATAAGACAAAATAGAAAAGGCACCTGGGCACTCCCACGGAGACATACCTAAATACTTCGCTTGGAATGTAAAGGCAAGCTGTAGTTCTTCTTCTTTAAAATACTTAGACAAAACTTGTACAAGAGATTTTGAGATTTCTAACTCTGGTATAGCTTTCAAAACCTTTGGCTGAAACAAGTCGATAAAACGATTCATCTTCGTTTGTAAAAGTGGAGCAATGGCATCCATTTTTTTAGATGTATCCTCCATAAATCGTTCATATCCATCTCCATTACCAGGGTATAGTGTTTCAATTTGTTCAATCATTTTTTCTTTGTCGCGTGTCATTACAAACTTTTTATCCTCAAAAATCAGTTCATACATAGGATCTAACTCGACCACTTTCACGTAGTCATGCAAGTTTCTTTTCGCTGCTTGAAAGACTTCTTCAATAACATAGAGCATATTTAAAAAAGTGGGGCCCATATCAAACTTGTAATCACCCAAACTAATTTCTGAATTCCTACCCCCAATATAAGGCTGCTTTTCATATACGGTAACATCGTACCCCTTACTTGCTAACAACATGGCAGATGCTAACCCTCCTGGCCCTGCCCCAATTACAATCATTCGCTTCGACATATAGAACGACTCCTTTAATTTTTTTGCTATACAAAGGTTATACAAGTATTATACAAAATTATTTAAATAAATCCAATACTTTAGTTCTAATTTATAAAAATGTTTTGTGAACAAAAAAATAGGTATTAAAAAACACACTTTGATTTCAAAGTGTGAATCGTTCAATATATATTCATTCCCGCTATTTCTCGAGTAAAATAATCAATTTTGCGACATTTTGTCCACTAAGAGTGACCATTGGAGAACCACCTCCAGGATGTGTACTTCCTCCTACAAAGAACAAGTTGTGGATGTCTCTACTACGATTACGTGATCGAAGGAAGGCATCTATTTTGCGATTTGCGGATAATCCGTATAGTGCTCCTCGATAGGCCCCAAATTTTTCACTTATGTCAATAGGAGTGAACGTTTTCTCTACTTCAAGATGCTCTTGAATATCCAGGCCATGAGAAGAAAGCATCTGGTATATGTGATTTTTATAACTTGTCGAATCTACTTGCATATCCCCATTTTGAAGCAAGGCGGGTGCATTAACTAAAATAAATAAATTGTCCCCACTTGGAGAACGAGCTGGGTCGGTATAAGAAGAATTACTCACATAAATCGTGGGCTGATGGCTGTAAGATTGATGAGTAAATAAATCCGAAAACTCTTGTTGATAATTCTCTGAAAAAAAGACGTTATGATGTTTTAATTGAGAAAATCGTTTTTTGACTCCAGCTAAAATGACGAATGCGGAAATTGAAGGCTCAAACTGTTGAACTTTCTTATTACTAAATGAAGGTCGTTCATCTTCAGAGACGAGTTCAGGATATGCC comes from the Paenisporosarcina antarctica genome and includes:
- a CDS encoding phytoene desaturase family protein — its product is MSKRMIVIGAGPGGLASAMLLASKGYDVTVYEKQPYIGGRNSEISLGDYKFDMGPTFLNMLYVIEEVFQAAKRNLHDYVKVVELDPMYELIFEDKKFVMTRDKEKMIEQIETLYPGNGDGYERFMEDTSKKMDAIAPLLQTKMNRFIDLFQPKVLKAIPELEISKSLVQVLSKYFKEEELQLAFTFQAKYLGMSPWECPGAFSILSYMEHAYGVYHVEGGLNRLSQAMGKVVEEHGGKIHTSTGVKKLWLEGRKVKGVYLENGERVEADEVIINGDFGHAMTNLVDKGVLKKYSPAKLEKKKYSCSTFMLYLGLNKRFDLPHHTIVFSNDYRKNVEEISKTKLLSEDPSIYIQNAVVTDPTLAPEGKSTLYILAPVPNNFSGVDWEKDHQKFREVILKIIEEKTGFKNIEDHIEVEKMITPQNWEEDIFVYKGATFNLGHQLSQMMIFRPHNQFEELDNCWLVGGGTHPGSGLPTIFESARITVNGILEQNNHDTVPIRPLPRLQEV